From Virgibacillus ihumii, the proteins below share one genomic window:
- the dpaB gene encoding dipicolinate synthase subunit B: MKLKGKRIGFGLTGSHCTYDQVFPQLERLMDEGAEVVPIVTYTVRTTDTKFGNAKDHVAKIESITGKKVITTMPEAEPLGPKYPLDCMVIAPLTGNSLSKMANALTDSPVLMAAKATMRNQGPVVLGISTNDALGLNGVNLMRLMASKYIYFIPFGQDDPIKKPNSLVADMDSLVKTVETALHHEQLQPVIIPHEYDSMVT, encoded by the coding sequence ATGAAATTAAAAGGTAAGCGAATTGGATTTGGTCTGACAGGATCGCACTGTACTTATGATCAGGTTTTTCCGCAGCTGGAGCGGCTGATGGATGAAGGGGCCGAAGTGGTACCGATTGTTACGTATACGGTTCGGACCACCGACACAAAGTTCGGAAATGCGAAGGATCATGTTGCAAAAATTGAGTCCATTACTGGAAAAAAAGTCATTACAACAATGCCTGAAGCAGAGCCGTTAGGACCTAAATATCCACTGGACTGTATGGTAATAGCTCCATTAACCGGAAATTCACTTAGCAAGATGGCTAATGCGCTAACCGATTCCCCGGTATTAATGGCAGCGAAGGCAACGATGCGGAACCAGGGCCCTGTGGTTTTGGGAATTTCAACCAATGATGCACTTGGATTAAATGGTGTAAATCTGATGCGTCTAATGGCAAGCAAATATATTTATTTTATTCCATTCGGTCAGGATGATCCAATTAAAAAACCGAATTCGCTCGTTGCCGATATGGATTCGCTTGTAAAAACGGTAGAAACTGCTCTTCATCATGAACAGCTTCAGCCTGTTATTATTCCTCATGAATATGATAGTATGGTAACATGA
- the asd gene encoding aspartate-semialdehyde dehydrogenase: MGNNNGYNLAVVGATGAVGQKIIQLLEKKDLPINDLKLLSSERSAGKKIVFKNREITVEAAEPDSFKDVDIALFSAGGSISKKLAPEAVKRGTVVVDNTSAYRMDEDVPLVVPEVNVDDIKKHNGIIANPNCSTIQMVAALKPLHEAYGLSRIIVSTYQAVSGAGNSANEELENQTKQFLNNEEMKAELLPVKGDKKHYPIAFNALPQIDVFQENGYTFEEMKMINESKKILHLPELPVSATCVRLPFFQSHAESVYVDVDKNGLSASDLQDVLRKAEGIILEDDPANQVYPTPLSAMNKEEVFVGRIRKDLDHDNGFHLWIVSDNLIKGAAWNTIQIAERLIDNKWL; encoded by the coding sequence ATGGGTAACAACAATGGATATAATTTAGCGGTAGTCGGTGCAACCGGCGCCGTAGGGCAAAAAATCATTCAACTATTGGAAAAAAAGGATTTGCCGATAAATGATTTGAAACTTTTATCATCAGAAAGATCCGCCGGTAAAAAAATAGTTTTTAAGAATCGTGAAATAACGGTGGAAGCAGCCGAACCGGACAGCTTTAAAGATGTCGATATTGCGTTATTTTCTGCTGGCGGTTCTATCTCCAAAAAACTGGCACCGGAGGCGGTGAAACGCGGTACAGTAGTTGTCGATAACACAAGTGCTTATCGTATGGATGAAGATGTTCCACTGGTAGTTCCGGAAGTAAATGTGGATGATATTAAAAAGCACAACGGCATTATTGCCAATCCGAACTGCTCAACAATTCAGATGGTTGCAGCACTGAAGCCGCTGCATGAAGCGTATGGTTTGTCACGGATTATTGTTTCAACCTATCAAGCTGTTTCCGGAGCTGGCAATAGTGCAAATGAAGAGCTGGAAAATCAGACGAAACAATTTTTGAACAATGAAGAGATGAAGGCGGAATTGCTTCCTGTCAAAGGTGATAAGAAACATTATCCAATTGCCTTTAATGCTCTTCCGCAAATAGATGTGTTTCAGGAAAACGGGTATACTTTCGAAGAGATGAAAATGATTAATGAATCCAAAAAAATATTGCACTTGCCGGAATTACCGGTATCTGCAACATGTGTGCGTCTGCCATTTTTCCAATCACACGCCGAAAGTGTGTATGTTGACGTTGATAAAAATGGATTATCAGCAAGTGATCTGCAGGATGTTTTGCGAAAAGCAGAAGGCATTATCTTAGAGGATGACCCTGCTAATCAAGTTTATCCGACACCACTAAGTGCAATGAATAAAGAAGAAGTGTTTGTCGGCCGTATCCGTAAAGATCTGGACCATGATAATGGTTTCCATTTATGGATTGTATCTGATAATCTGATTAAGGGTGCTGCCTGGAATACCATCCAGATTGCAGAACGCTTAATTGACAATAAATGGCTTTAG
- the dapG gene encoding aspartate kinase translates to MQILVQKFGGTSVQTEENRNHVINHIKNALVQDYKVVVVVSALGRKPDPYATDTLLELIDFPSNQNAKREVDLLMSCGETIASVVMSNELQKKHIQATALTGAQAGFITNEDFNQAKIKEVKTDRIMRELEQNDVVVVAGFQGQTASGEITTIGRGGSDTTAAALGAALTAERIEIFTDVNGIMTADPRVVSSARALDVVTYTEICNLAYQGAKVIHPRAVEIAMQAKIPIRVRSTYMQDEGTLVTASRVEEAGKDITDRMITGIAHMSAITQIKIHTKEEAHRLQSEVFKAMAEAGISVDFINISPTGVIYTVPEAHTQKALHILETLGFQPEITEKCAKVSAVGAGMTGVPGVASRIVQSLTNAGVQILQSADSHTTIWVLINEKDLSAAVNALHDVFQLSGVNDEYPIT, encoded by the coding sequence ATGCAGATACTGGTCCAAAAATTTGGGGGAACTTCCGTTCAAACGGAAGAAAACCGTAACCATGTTATCAATCATATAAAAAATGCACTTGTGCAGGATTATAAAGTAGTAGTTGTTGTATCTGCATTGGGACGTAAGCCTGATCCATATGCAACAGACACATTGCTTGAACTTATTGATTTTCCTTCCAATCAGAATGCGAAGCGGGAAGTTGATCTGCTGATGTCGTGTGGAGAAACAATTGCATCTGTAGTAATGTCCAATGAGCTGCAAAAAAAGCACATCCAGGCAACAGCTTTAACCGGAGCGCAGGCAGGATTTATTACAAATGAAGATTTTAATCAGGCAAAAATAAAAGAAGTGAAAACGGATCGGATAATGAGGGAACTTGAGCAAAATGATGTTGTGGTAGTTGCCGGATTTCAGGGACAGACTGCTTCCGGTGAAATTACTACGATCGGCCGGGGAGGCAGTGATACAACGGCAGCTGCGTTGGGTGCTGCGCTTACTGCTGAGCGCATTGAAATCTTTACCGATGTAAATGGGATTATGACAGCAGATCCGCGAGTAGTATCTTCAGCGCGCGCATTGGATGTAGTGACGTATACTGAAATATGTAATTTGGCGTATCAAGGTGCAAAGGTCATTCATCCGCGGGCAGTGGAGATTGCGATGCAGGCTAAAATCCCTATCCGTGTCCGTTCCACTTATATGCAGGATGAGGGCACACTGGTAACTGCTTCACGTGTTGAGGAGGCAGGTAAGGATATTACCGACCGGATGATAACCGGGATTGCGCATATGTCCGCGATTACACAAATTAAGATACACACAAAAGAAGAGGCACATCGCCTGCAGTCTGAAGTATTTAAGGCGATGGCAGAAGCAGGAATATCCGTCGATTTTATTAATATTTCACCGACAGGGGTTATTTACACTGTTCCGGAAGCTCATACTCAAAAGGCACTGCACATACTGGAGACACTTGGTTTTCAGCCGGAAATCACCGAGAAATGTGCAAAGGTATCAGCTGTAGGAGCCGGAATGACAGGCGTACCCGGGGTTGCATCAAGAATTGTTCAGTCACTGACTAATGCCGGAGTGCAAATATTGCAATCGGCTGACAGTCATACGACGATATGGGTGCTTATCAATGAAAAGGACTTGAGTGCAGCTGTCAATGCACTTCATGATGTTTTCCAATTAAGCGGCGTCAATGACGAGTATCCTATTACTTAA
- the dapA gene encoding 4-hydroxy-tetrahydrodipicolinate synthase, whose amino-acid sequence MNFGNVLTAMVTPFDESGKVDLQKTTGLIEHLLENGSDGLVIAGTTGESPTLTKEEKISLLKQTVKTVNKRVPVIAGTGSNNTAASISFTREAETSGADAIMLVVPYYNKPSQRGLYEHFSAIANATKLPVMLYNIPGRSVVKMEANTIVQLSKVKNIVSVKEASGDLDLISEVIERTGDDFSVYSGEDSVTLPLLALGGDGVVSVASHVIGNEIQKMVTAFKSGKVSDAGNLHRKLLPVMNGLFAAPSPSPVKAALRMKGIDTGSVRMPLLELTDTEKQVLKETLNLVSVTQ is encoded by the coding sequence ATGAATTTTGGAAATGTCCTGACAGCAATGGTTACCCCATTTGATGAAAGTGGAAAGGTGGATCTTCAGAAGACTACCGGACTTATTGAGCATCTTCTGGAAAACGGCAGTGATGGCCTGGTCATTGCCGGTACAACAGGGGAGTCCCCAACATTGACCAAAGAGGAAAAAATCTCCCTATTAAAGCAAACTGTTAAAACTGTTAATAAACGTGTTCCAGTAATTGCTGGTACCGGAAGCAATAATACCGCTGCATCCATTTCTTTTACAAGAGAAGCTGAAACAAGTGGAGCAGATGCAATCATGCTAGTTGTTCCATATTATAATAAACCCAGTCAACGGGGGCTTTATGAACATTTCTCCGCAATTGCGAATGCAACTAAGTTACCGGTGATGCTGTATAATATTCCCGGCAGGTCAGTTGTAAAAATGGAGGCAAATACAATTGTTCAGCTGAGTAAAGTGAAAAATATTGTATCTGTTAAAGAAGCAAGCGGGGATCTTGATTTAATTTCAGAAGTAATTGAACGCACGGGTGATGATTTCAGTGTGTACTCAGGGGAGGACAGTGTGACATTACCGTTACTCGCTCTCGGTGGTGACGGTGTTGTCTCCGTAGCTTCCCATGTTATTGGTAACGAGATACAGAAAATGGTTACCGCATTTAAAAGCGGCAAAGTATCCGATGCCGGCAATCTGCACCGGAAGCTTCTCCCTGTTATGAACGGCTTATTTGCTGCACCGTCACCATCCCCGGTAAAAGCTGCCTTGCGGATGAAAGGTATCGATACAGGCAGTGTTCGGATGCCATTACTCGAGTTGACCGATACAGAAAAACAGGTGTTGAAGGAAACGTTAAACCTTGTCTCTGTTACACAATAG
- a CDS encoding ClpP family protease: protein MDKEPSKKDDQNQGDQNNQSSLVQKIQQLGQSNVPQAPDSNIHVLSIIGQVEGHVQLPPQNKTTKYEHLLPQLIAIEQNPKIEGVVVLLNTVGGDVEAGLALSEMIASISKPTVSIVLGGGHSIGVPIAVATDYSFIAPTATMIIHPIRLTGMVIGVPQTFEYLEKMQDRVIDFVVQHSNIKEEKFKELMFARGNLTRDIGSNVVGENAVEYGLIDGVGGVQKAMQKVNELIDKNKGNEEQVVQ, encoded by the coding sequence ATGGATAAAGAACCATCAAAAAAGGACGACCAGAATCAGGGTGACCAGAATAACCAATCCTCACTCGTTCAAAAAATTCAGCAGCTGGGTCAATCCAATGTCCCACAAGCACCGGATTCTAACATTCATGTATTATCGATAATAGGTCAAGTGGAAGGTCATGTCCAGCTGCCGCCGCAAAACAAAACAACGAAATATGAACATTTGCTTCCGCAGCTTATTGCAATTGAACAAAACCCCAAGATAGAAGGTGTTGTTGTATTATTAAATACAGTCGGTGGCGATGTGGAAGCTGGTCTGGCTTTATCTGAAATGATTGCCTCGATTTCCAAGCCAACCGTGTCTATTGTTCTTGGGGGCGGGCATTCAATCGGAGTGCCGATTGCTGTTGCGACAGATTATTCTTTTATCGCTCCGACCGCAACGATGATTATCCATCCAATACGGCTGACCGGAATGGTTATCGGAGTTCCGCAAACATTTGAATACCTGGAAAAAATGCAGGACAGGGTCATTGATTTTGTTGTACAGCATTCAAATATTAAAGAGGAAAAATTTAAGGAGCTCATGTTTGCAAGGGGCAATCTGACACGTGATATTGGTTCGAATGTCGTTGGTGAAAATGCGGTGGAATACGGACTAATTGACGGGGTTGGCGGCGTTCAAAAAGCAATGCAGAAAGTCAATGAGCTTATTGACAAGAATAAAGGTAACGAGGAACAGGTGGTTCAATGA
- a CDS encoding YlzJ-like family protein, which produces MILYTPLANSDIFPAENDVLAKRHCVSYQDKQFYVEETNKGDYQVLQLLSTDPQDFLRQEFNPGTILKEH; this is translated from the coding sequence ATGATTTTGTATACGCCTTTAGCCAACTCGGACATATTTCCTGCAGAAAATGACGTGCTTGCAAAACGGCATTGTGTATCATATCAGGATAAGCAGTTTTATGTGGAAGAAACCAATAAAGGTGACTATCAAGTGTTGCAACTGTTGTCTACTGACCCGCAAGACTTCTTAAGACAGGAATTTAATCCCGGTACAATTTTAAAGGAACATTAA